A window of Haloarcula marismortui ATCC 43049 genomic DNA:
TTCGTCCGTCTGGAGTGGCACGACGCGACACAGGACATGAACGCTAGCGCCACGCGTGAGTTCGCCGACGCGGTCGCGGTCCAGTTCCCGACGAACACGAGTTCCCGGCCACCGATAGCGATGGGCGGCCCGGACAACCGCGTCAACGTCTGGTACTGGAGCGGAGCGACCGGAACCCAGGAACTGCTGGCCGGCGGCGCTGGCTCGACGACAGCGTTCGAGAACCCAACCGTGCAGGCGAACGCGAGTCACAGCGGCACTGGCGGCAACGCCACTTGGACGGTGGTCTACTCGCGCCAGCTTGACGCGCCGAGCGAGAACCGGACCGACCTGCGGACCGACGGCGACCTCGACGTGGCCTTCGCCGTCTGGAACGGCTCGAACGGCGAGCGCTCCGGCCAGAAAGCCGTCAGCGAGTGGCACTACTACCCGTTCAGCGGCGGCCCGCAGGGCCCGCCCTACGAGACGCTGCTGTGGAGCCTCGCCGGCATCGCTATCGTCGGCGTCGTCGGCGTCACCAGCTTCGGCATCTACCGCACACGGGGGGCCGAGTGATGGCAACGACACCAACTGACCCCATGGACGACCTCGACGAGGGCGCCGCCGCACGAGGTGCG
This region includes:
- a CDS encoding ethylbenzene dehydrogenase-related protein gives rise to the protein MTDHRRTLTLTAVLSALIVVSTVAAPMVSARPAHEIPVSEVSTADLAEPNADGWDEVPASDVPLSSAPSSVPNADDTSVETVDVQAARTDERLFVRLEWHDATQDMNASATREFADAVAVQFPTNTSSRPPIAMGGPDNRVNVWYWSGATGTQELLAGGAGSTTAFENPTVQANASHSGTGGNATWTVVYSRQLDAPSENRTDLRTDGDLDVAFAVWNGSNGERSGQKAVSEWHYYPFSGGPQGPPYETLLWSLAGIAIVGVVGVTSFGIYRTRGAE